The genomic DNA AATAGACTTTATGCCATCTagctccttcattttcttttatatccTTATCATAGTTATAGGTGCACTTTGtttccaaagagaaaatacGATTGGATATGGGATTGGTAACTCAGATTGTGCTTAGTAAGCATGAAGTTTCTTCCACCTGCCTTTTCTGGACCTATTTTATaattcactgttgtttttttttatatatattttgcatGGGATGTACTGCTTGGTTTGATTTTCGTGTCtgaagaaagattaaaagaacTCATGCTTTtccttggtgtttttttttttttttccctgaatgaTTCTAATAGAGGATAAACCTGTAGTTTCCATTAGTCATCTAACATACAGGCATTATTCTTGTGCTGGAAACCTTGACAGCTATGTTTAGCAGtaaagcacagtgctgtgttGGATGTACTTGAATTAGCATAGAACTTTGGGCAGCgcagtgttggtttttttccctcttatgTATGTTTATGTTTGTTATATTATTCCAAGTAGCTAGCTGCTGAGCACCATGTTTACAGTAGACTGCAGCTTTCATTATCAAAGTAATAGGGTTGGCTTGGGACCCTTTCAACTTCCTTGGAATTCTAGAGATCTGTCAGTGTCGTGAGTGATGAATGTTTTGCATATGCAATCCTTCATCAAATGTATTTGGTGAGGTCTGGTGACTTCATGAAGAGACTGGTAGCTGGAAGGCTTGTCTCCCCATCTCTGTTCACATTATTTAGTTTCACATAGTATTTCTCTTAGATGTAAActtgtctctttttctctctctgcatgTATTTGAAGAGGTACTACTTATTACTAAAGCTGTTTAAGTCTGAAGACATGACCAAGTTTTTAGTTACCTGAAGTTCTGGAGATTGCTAAATGAGTTATAGTTGTGAATCATTCATATTGGAAAGAGCTGCTTTATCTGATTGTTATTTAGTTTACCTTTTCTCTTGGTTCTCTTGTTTTAGAGACTCTACAGCGGTGGGTAATTCACTGGTCCATAAGCGGTCTCCTTTACGTCGAAGTCATAAGGCATCAGCATCCTCACCCAAACTGTCATTACGTGATGGACAGAAAGCCAAAAAGCCACTGTGTAAATTTGAAGAAGGTCAGGATGTCCTAGCTAGATGGTCAGATGGCTTGTTTTATCTTGGAACTATCAAAAAGGTAAATATTTGTTCAACTTCACTGCAGTTCTGTAGTATGGTATGTTGGTTGAGTCAGACCACATTATTGCTCCACTTAGTTAAGATTAAATACGTTCTTTTACTTAGTCCTTTCTCATGGATTCCATTGTATTCATGTTTTCCAGataaacaaactgaaacagaacTGCTTCATTATATTTGAGGACAGTTCCAAGTCTTGGGTTCTCTGGAAGGACATACAAACAGGCAAGAACTTCAGTGAAGTAGTCGTTGTTTGGTATTTTATCTGTTTAGATTACTAtatctgttaaaataaattgttgcattgtattcatttttctaaaagaaCAGTGTAGTTTAAAGTGATGCAGGATAATGCATCAGGCAAGTTAATAcacaatttctttttgaaaactcTAGATCATTACAGTTACTTCTTTGTGTAACTGTGTAGCAGAGAAAACGCTTCCAAAAAGTaattgcatttgtttattttggtggTGGAGTGTAATGTGGTCTCAACAGAAATCTCACAGAACCTCATTTGCATtgaatttattctgttttcagttgaaACAGCAtagcacagaaagaaagcaaagatttgAAAATGCTAAATTTAAATGGAATTATCATATTTAAAAGTAGCACCATAACTGTGTAACAGAAACCATTACAGGTTTGGAGGTATTCATGTACTCTAAAGAAATGCTCATCAAGTGAGATGTCTGTTTTCTATTAACTTCAATTTTTCGGATGTTTGGAGGAGTAGCAATTATTACAATAACCTAATGCTAACAAAGTGTTATGACAATTTCAGTGACAATTTCAGGTTTTGTCTGAAAATCAGTGGGAACTTGCTTGTCAGATAAAAGTAATGGAAGTAATGGAAGCTTCTTCTGATTCTTGATGTTTAAACAGACATTCtgatttttaatgagaaaagctTTGTGTTCATAATGAGAAAAAAccaaatgcttcatttctgaTAATCTAAAATACTGCTGTTTGTTCTCTTGCTGTGCACTAATGGTCACTAATATGTTTACGGTAAGCTGAACATTAGTGCACAAGTATGATAGCACATAGACTGAATAACTTGTTTTAATCTAGATTGTTATACTGATATGTGGTGTCACTGAAGCAAAATTAGCTTTCCTTAccagtaatcttttttttttttttactgggcAAACCTATAAAAAAGGCATGCACGAAGTTGTGTATATTATGCAttgagaaaggagaacaagCTGCTGCAATGCCAAACtctatcaattttttttctatcaattGTCCAGATAggatttgttgattttttttttttttttttttttttttcagtctgaattTTTTCAGTCTACATTTGTGTTCCTTATTCacagttatttaatttttattgttattaagGATCCATGGAATGTATAGTAAATAGACAACATGTAGCCTATATGAATCTGGTGACCTGTCAAATGATACAAATGCTTATAATAAGTCCATTCAAAGTGTctgagtttattttttgtttgagtGTTAGGCTCTGTAAAAATCTCTATCTACAATGCGTGGATCTGTAActcatttataaaaacaaatcgTCTGCATGGTAATGGATCTGACTGCACTGTAGTCTGGAAAtgatgaccaaaaaaaaaaaaccaaaacgaCACACTTCTGTCTTTTTCTAGGAGCCACTGAAAGTGGGGAAATGGTCTGTACAATATGTCAGGAGGAGTATTCAGAAGCACCGAATGAAATGGTTATATGTGATAAATGTGGGCAAggtaaatagatttttttcctatttcctgcattttaaaagatctttaatttcttttctgaaggaagttGTTGACACGGTTACTGCTGACTGCGAGGCTGATCTTAAATGTCATAGCTCTTAGCGGCTATTAATAGGTCAGTGAATAATGGCAGTCCGTGTGACTATCGTGTATTCCCTATGGACAGTGAGTTGTTTTACAAAGATGATTTAAAAGATCATTTTGTTAGTAATCTTTTTGATCAGGTGTTTGGTACTCGGTCAAGGATAATGCGTTGTAGTTGCCTTAAAATTATCTAGAGTTACTTTTCCTTAAGgttttcttttgccatttttaTAACACCTTGGTTAATTATTTCTAATACAGGTTATCATCAGCTGTGTCACACACCAAATATTGATTCCAGCGTGATAGATTCAGATGATAAATGGCTCTGTCGACAGTGTGTTTTTGCGACAACAACGAAGGTGTGTTACTTGAAGTAGCACCTGATACATATTACTTACATAattgtttcaaattaaaatcagaaattcCTCTTCTTAATTTGATGTGAATGGGAAAGTTGTGTATTTTGGagataaatattaattttagaaATAGGTGACATTTGTCTTTGAATTAGCTTTTAAGTAAATATGCTAGGATACTAAAGCATAAGTATGTATGAGAGCATTTGGTTGGATTATAGACAAATTTTGGTAAGTGTAAAATTGAAGTATTTGAAAGTTTAAGGAATGTGCTGTTACTTTTGTAAACcagtgtatttatttcagagagGTGGTGCGCTTAAGAAAGGACCAAATGCCAAAGCACTGCAAGTCATGAAACAGACTTTACCATATAATGCAACAGACCTTGAGTGGGATGCGGGTCATAAAACCAACGTCCAGCAGTGTTACTGCTATTGTGGAGGACCTGGAGAGTAAGTAAAGTGATGATCTGTGTCAACTTTTCTCCATAAGACACCTGACACCTGCAAACCTTGATTCTGGTCCTGAAGACAAACACTTTTGAAGTTCTTTGAATGTTTTTAGAAAGGCGTGCTTATGAAACATTGCCTGTTAATTTAAGTTTCTATAGATATAAACAGTGacactctgaaaaagaaatgggaatattttgttgctgtgttatCATTTGGATTTGCACAGATACTTCACTGTTTGTTCATGTGAATAAAATTATGTTGAGTTGTTCCCTTGTGTTTGAGTCAGGTTTAATATTAAGGATAATGTGAGATATAACGTTACAGAACAGACAGAATTCTGCCTTATACTGTAATTATTATGAgggtagggggaaaaaaggttttctttcttgcgAGTCTTATGAGGAACAAGGACATCCAAATAGGTGGAGCTTGAATACTCTGATATCTGTATGAGTGAGTGGAGGAGTAAAGTAGCACTGAGAGTTTGAAGTCAGGGAAACTCAGAGTCATACAAGAAAGCAAAGTATTAAAACTTCTACTTAATTTATTCCTAGTCATTCTTCACTAGTAACTGTTCACTGTAGAACTAACTGATGCTGAAATGTTCTTTCAAATAGCAGTGAAAGTTACTTTGTGTCAGAAGATTCATTGCTATTTAATCTAAATATAATGAAGAGCCATTTTGAGTAACTTGTAAtgcatcttgtttttctttctgttgaagcTGGTATCTAAAGATGTTGCAGTGCTGCAAATGTAAGCAGTGGTTCCACGAGGCTTGTGTGCAGTGCCTCCAAAAGCCAATGCTTTTTGGTGACAGGTAAGAACACTTGTGCTGTACTTcattgttgttttcattttagttaGGAAGAAGTATCTCATAGATGAACTTTTAATAAAGCGTGTGTAGTACTCAAgtgtttttcaaaaacattgTGGTGAGTTTAGCATAgcaaattacagaaaacaaaaggtgTTCAAGTACCGGGGGGGTGCTTTTTGTCATCTCTTTAAACAGAGATGTTGAACAGCCTtcaaacaaaagagaaaaagaaaattagggTGAGGTAATCAATGGATAGCTGATTTCAAACTTATTGTTATTGACTTAACTGTTTGTGGAGGTTCTTTATGCCATAGGCTACTAGGAGATCAGAAGTGTTAAAGCAGAACACCATAGTGGGCTTATAATAAAGATAAGGGTTTTCTAGATCTCACCGTGTAGTACATTAGTAACAGCACTTTTTGAGCGAGCACTTTGTGCTTTGAAGTAGGCAGTTGGTATGTGTGTGCCGAAGAGAAGATCTAGCAACTGTGTGAAAATGTGCCCTTAGCGGAACGTGGTAGATTAaatgttttcctgcttgttCCATTCCTTGTAGCTCATCAGTGCTTCTGTTTCCATCTGACTCATCTAGGTCCCACTAACTGTTTTCCTGCTCACTTGGAATTACTAGTAGAGGGAACTGGAGAATCAGGAGGGATAGTCAGATGACAACTCCATATATTCTGTGTTCATGTGTGACGAGtgaagcaaaaaggaaatgagaaagggCATTggtctgtgcttttgttttaggAAGAGCTTGGAGTAGTTGAAGCGAACGAGAGAGAACACTGGATTAAAGAATCAAGGAGTGTATAATTTGTGATCTGTTGTGGTTTCGTTTCATCCTTTATTGTGCTGAATGTTTGTATGAAGAAATTGATATCTAGAAAGTGCTCTTTTAGAGGCATACTTGCTTAGGCTTCTAAATTTGAATGAAAGGAATAGGGACACTGGGGAGCACAGTCACTAgtcagggaagaaaagaaggaagatgtggAATGTAAAATTTATGAAGTAGAGACCACTACTGGGTCAGATATAAGACAGTACACAGGAAATTGATAGCAGGTGAAGGGACTCAAATGTCATGTGGCTGGGTTTCTGGCGTacttgatttttcatttttccccagtacatccttggaaaaaaaaaatcccatgaaGAGTCCTTTTTGGAATTATAAGGTGGCAGTTTGTAATAAGTAGCATGTTAAAACAtcttgtatgtatgtatatgtgtgtacGGACACCCACAACCTAGTCACGCAGACATACATAcgtgtatatatttttttaggtTTTATACATTCATTTGCTCAGTTTGCAGTTCTGGACCAGAATACCTCAAACGTTTACCCTTGAGATGGTAAGTGCAATTAAAGTAAATAATTGAACatatgtgctgcttttctttttggtatttTGATTTGCCTtgttaaaaaggaaattcacaTGCTGTCTTTCATCATTTCCTGAGTTCTTGTATAAACGggcagtttttctttcaaagtttaTTCATAAATGCACATTTCTTTGCTCTTGAGTTCTCTTCGGATTTATTCCTAGAATTGTTCAGTAAAGTTGCACCTAAGTACTTGCTTGTTGTCTATTTGAAGATACCTAAGCAGAATTCCTTTATTTAGGCTTTGTCTCACTGTTAAATTAAGTGAAATGTGTTAAGTATAAAAGTAAACAGCTTGACATGCATTGTAGTGGTTTACTTGATGAAATTCCGTGTTGCAGTTTGAAGTACTTCAATTGTAGCTTGTATTAAGAATAATACCAACTTAATGGATGTATGTGCTGACAAGTGTAAGGTAAAAATTACCTTGCTAAATTGTAGTTCACTGGAATACTTAGATGAATTCAGAATTGTTTTGGATTTTAAAGAAGCGTAATGAGAATGTGAAGTGAGGCAGACATGCATGTATGatacaaagcagcagcagccacattAGGTAGAGAAATGATAGGAGATAACATAATGTTTCCTGGATTGAGTGTTCTGTGTTGTGCTTTATTTGTCTAACTACATTATGCTAATCCTTTTGAAGAAATTATGtcaaagaaaagcagttggggattttttttggtGATTCTATATATTTCTGAATTCTAGGGTAGATATAGCACATCTATGCCTTTACAACCTAAGTGTTATTCATAAGAAGAAATACTTTGATTCGGAGCTTGAACTCATGGCATACATAAATGAAAACTGGGATAGATTACATCCTGGTGAGGTAAGTAGTTGGAATGTTCGTTCTTCCTCACCTTTCACTGTGCACGTGTCAGGGACCTATAAACTCTTCTATGTAAGATATTAAATTGATTATCTTAACATCTGGTAACTCCAAATGATAGAGATAATCTTCAATTTCCTtgtagaattaaaatatttaagttgtgtatatttttctgagctgtaaaacttcattttattgttCGCATGgcaactttattttttcactcaACTGTTGATTCTGTAGcgtattttgtttttattttttaattgtctcATGCTTGCTTGAATATTTTCATGGGTACAGACAAGTAAACTTATGCCTATAACTGAATGCAGAGTGTATTTAGGATGAAAATATCAAGGTCTCTAAGGTGTAATACCTAACAAATCACTGTACAcaaacatttcctctttcttccctgtTCCAAGCGTGAGTGTGAGCAGTTTGTATATTGGTCTTAAGGATTTTGACTTTTTTCCAACCATGTGGGCTTTATCAGGAAAGTATGTAGAAAATCCATTTCCCCAAGCAAATTGAGTTCATGTTTAATGTAGAGGAATGGTGTAGGTAGTCTTTTGGTTCTGTGTTTAAGGCTGAATGCAAAAATTTCTGTTGAAGTGACATTGATGTACTGCAAGTGGAGTGTGTGCTTCTTTCTTGCGTAAGTGTTCAAGGTTTTGAAACTTCTATACATAGGTGCATTTGAATCGTTGGAACTTCTCCTAACGTATTTCctacttctgtatttattttcagtaaattaATCCACTCATTCTGGCAGATACAACATGAGAATGAAATGTGGTCTTGGTTTAGATGATTGACACGCACTATTttgataaataatgaaaattttttACGATACATATGTTCAGATCGTGACTGGTGTACATGGAAAAACccacaaatatttatttgtggGTATTTAaggtgggaggagaggaaaagcccaaaatgagaaaaagcatgCCTGCCTAAGTGGTAACAGAAATTCCTTAAGGTATTTCTGTACCTCaaggaaactgctttttttttccaatcaggctacttggtttttttttttttgttgttttttttttttttttttttttttttttttaaggctctATTTTGAGTAAGCAAATAAATGCTGTGTTGAGGAAATAATATTCAAGGTTGTTTATTCTGATAAGTTTCTAAATGTCTCTCATGACACGGGGGAAAGCTgtgccttaaaaaaataaaggcaagtATATTTTAGGTTTTCTGATAACCTGTCTTTGAACAGAAACTAGTCAGAGAATAACATACAATACTAATAGTTTGAGTTTTCTGGTAGTACTCTTCACTTGCTGCTATGAGGCATGGTACATCTTTCTCTAGATGGTTAGAACTGACTAAGTATTGGTAGAATTGAATTAGTAAGAGTAAATGGTGGAACTATTAGAGTTCTTAAGCCCATATATTTTTATCATGTTGCCATTTGTGATGCAATAAAAAATATTGTAGTTTTCTGTAGCTATGTGCTGAAGAATTGCAAAACTTGAGGATAGTAATGGATTGTGTGGAAATATATGAAAAGATACCTTGAAACAGCTGTCACTTCGCAAAAGTTGGTCAGATTTCTCTTAACTTTGGCAGTCAAATGGTTTTACTGAATCTTGTAATGTTAAAAGCAGAGCTCTTTTTTTGAGTATGTATTGAGATTTCAGAAATTGTTGAATGTGTTAGCTTTCTTGTTTAATGAGAGTTGTATTATTTACA from Lagopus muta isolate bLagMut1 chromosome 5, bLagMut1 primary, whole genome shotgun sequence includes the following:
- the MTF2 gene encoding metal-response element-binding transcription factor 2 isoform X2, which codes for MRDSTAVGNSLVHKRSPLRRSHKASASSPKLSLRDGQKAKKPLCKFEEGQDVLARWSDGLFYLGTIKKINKLKQNCFIIFEDSSKSWVLWKDIQTGATESGEMVCTICQEEYSEAPNEMVICDKCGQGYHQLCHTPNIDSSVIDSDDKWLCRQCVFATTTKRGGALKKGPNAKALQVMKQTLPYNATDLEWDAGHKTNVQQCYCYCGGPGDWYLKMLQCCKCKQWFHEACVQCLQKPMLFGDRFYTFICSVCSSGPEYLKRLPLRWVDIAHLCLYNLSVIHKKKYFDSELELMAYINENWDRLHPGELADTPKSERYEHVLEALNDYKTMFMSGKEIKKKKHLFGLRIRVPPVPPNAALKAEKEPEGTSHEFKIKGRKSSKPIPDVRELSNGIERKGKKKSVGRPPGPYTRKMIHKTPESSPLDTEPVPVIETPALELPCSVGKSDGTAHSSNTSDVESTGAASIKETTSSSISRHYSLSDSRKRTRTGRTWPAAIPHLRRRGRFPRKALQTQNSEIVKDDESKEDYQYDELNTEILNNLADQELQLNHLKNSITSYFGAAGRIACGEKYRVLARRVTLDGKVQYLVEWEGATAS
- the MTF2 gene encoding metal-response element-binding transcription factor 2 isoform X1, whose translation is MRDSTAVGNSLVHKRSPLRRSHKASASSPKLSLRDGQKAKKPLCKFEEGQDVLARWSDGLFYLGTIKKINKLKQNCFIIFEDSSKSWVLWKDIQTGATESGEMVCTICQEEYSEAPNEMVICDKCGQGYHQLCHTPNIDSSVIDSDDKWLCRQCVFATTTKRGGALKKGPNAKALQVMKQTLPYNATDLEWDAGHKTNVQQCYCYCGGPGDWYLKMLQCCKCKQWFHEACVQCLQKPMLFGDRFYTFICSVCSSGPEYLKRLPLRWVDIAHLCLYNLSVIHKKKYFDSELELMAYINENWDRLHPGELADTPKSERYEHVLEALNDYKTMFMSGKEIKKKKHLFGLRIRVPPVPPNAALKAEKEPEGTSHEFKIKGRKSSKPIPDVRELSNGIERKGKKKSVGRPPGPYTRKMIHKTPESSPLDTEPVPVIETPALELPCSVGKSDGTAHSSNTSDVESTGAASIKETTSSSISRHYSSLSDSRKRTRTGRTWPAAIPHLRRRGRFPRKALQTQNSEIVKDDESKEDYQYDELNTEILNNLADQELQLNHLKNSITSYFGAAGRIACGEKYRVLARRVTLDGKVQYLVEWEGATAS